From the Carya illinoinensis cultivar Pawnee chromosome 4, C.illinoinensisPawnee_v1, whole genome shotgun sequence genome, one window contains:
- the LOC122307784 gene encoding protein BIG GRAIN 1-like C — translation MYGRERSPREYSFPQRRRTPSFSSTLLDVISRSIDEPNAAEAHFKETTAFKKQSISSSKRGSWVQEEDREVKNLRRSVMIEDWMEKQSIHSSVLFNSTSSSSESSSGAGFSSSETESFYKHKPKPKLQSSKKQTKLEYRNSEKHPKSKSEGSSAKLKLQGLKMHGELKKAKQPISPGGRIASFLNSIFNSDNVKKAKMCYVGAVEDVNFEPKSKSACSSRSCLSKTPASRGKLSNGIKRSVKFYPLSVIVGEDSQPCGHKCIYEDDPSLMTIPTIRKISKTRSVKKVTTAFDLRGLGHREVDDDDDAESYSSSDLFELDHLVGIGRYREELPVYETTNLKTNQAIANGLIF, via the coding sequence ATGTATGGAAGGGAGAGATCGCCGCGAGAATACTCATTCCcccaaagaagaagaacccCTTCTTTCTCTTCCACTCTCTTAGACGTTATTTCCCGTTCCATCGACGAACCCAACGCCGCAGAAGCTCACTTCAAAGAAACAACCGCGTTCAAGAAGCAGAGCATTTCCAGCTCTAAGCGTGGCAGTTGGGTACAAGAAGAGGACAGGGAGGTAAAGAATCTTCGTCGGTCGGTCATGATCGAAGATTGGATGGAGAAGCAGAGCATTCACAGCTCTGTGCTATTCAATTCAACCTCAAGCTCCTCAGAGTCTAGCTCTGGCGCAGGCTTCTCATCGTCGGAAACAGAGTCTTTCTACAAACACAAACCAAAACCCAAGTTGCAGAGCTCCAAGAAGCAGACGAAGTTGGAGTATCGGAATTCAGAGAAGCATCCCAAGTCGAAGAGTGAAGGAAGTTCCGCGAAGTTGAAGCTACAGGGGTTGAAAATGCACGGCGAGTTGAAGAAAGCGAAGCAGCCCATTTCACCCGGGGGTCGCATTGCTAGCTTTCTCAACTCGATTTTCAATTCGGATAACGTGAAGAAAGCCAAAATGTGCTATGTTGGAGCTGTAGAAGATGTGAACTTTGAGCCCAAATCGAAGTCTGCATGTTCTTCCAGGTCTTGCTTGAGCAAAACCCCTGCTTCAAGAGGAAAACTGAGCAATGGTATCAAAAGATCTGTAAAGTTTTATCCTCTTAGCGTGATCGTTGGAGAGGATTCCCAGCCCTGCGGTCATAAATGTATTTATGAAGATGATCCAAGCCTGATGACGATTCCAACCATTCGAAAAATTTCGAAAACTCGTTCTGTAAAGAAGGTTACAACTGCATTTGATTTGAGAGGTTTAGGCCACAGggaggttgatgatgatgatgatgccgAGAGCTATTCGAGCTCGGATTTGTTTGAGCTTGATCACCTTGTTGGAATTGGGAGGTACAGAGAGGAGCTTCCAGTGTATGAAACtacaaatttgaaaacaaatcAAGCTATTGCTAATGGCTTGATTTTTTAG